In one Streptomyces sp. NBC_01288 genomic region, the following are encoded:
- a CDS encoding tellurite resistance/C4-dicarboxylate transporter family protein: MPDTGISRFRAWWAQRPPAAGAVVMATAIMSVGLHVTGYEVLSRIAFAVACAFWLGLAADFVVRLLWDRRRWLTEAGTPGALTATAATAVLGTRFSIAGWQTVAEALLALAAVLWPWLLVRVLRNWQGRMPGTVFLGCVATQSLAVLGATIAGAESVAWLAHTALVLFWFGLILYGFALARFEWRQVITGVGDHWIVGGALAVSALAGSKLIAADSARLYLWNSDDRGVLRAVTVALLVLDVAWCVVLVGAEIAWPRLRFDVRRWSTVFPLGMTAATMLSVGTAVDVSWLRTPGEVVLWIAVAAWLVVAAGTVRFYLAATSGVTSTGPR; this comes from the coding sequence ATGCCCGATACCGGTATCTCCCGCTTCCGCGCCTGGTGGGCACAGCGTCCGCCGGCGGCCGGAGCCGTCGTGATGGCTACCGCGATCATGTCGGTCGGCCTGCACGTCACGGGGTACGAGGTGCTGTCCCGTATCGCCTTCGCGGTGGCCTGCGCCTTCTGGCTGGGGCTGGCCGCGGACTTCGTCGTACGGCTGCTGTGGGACCGGCGGCGGTGGCTCACGGAGGCGGGGACGCCCGGCGCGCTGACCGCCACGGCCGCGACCGCCGTACTGGGGACGCGGTTCTCGATCGCCGGCTGGCAGACGGTGGCCGAGGCTCTGCTGGCGCTCGCCGCGGTGCTGTGGCCCTGGCTGCTCGTGCGGGTCCTACGGAACTGGCAGGGGCGGATGCCCGGAACCGTTTTCCTCGGGTGTGTGGCCACGCAGTCGCTGGCCGTGCTGGGGGCGACGATCGCCGGGGCCGAGTCGGTGGCCTGGCTCGCGCACACGGCGCTGGTGCTGTTCTGGTTCGGGCTGATCCTGTACGGGTTCGCGCTGGCCCGTTTCGAGTGGCGGCAGGTGATCACCGGGGTCGGGGACCACTGGATCGTCGGCGGCGCGCTGGCCGTCTCTGCGCTGGCGGGGTCGAAGCTGATCGCCGCCGACAGCGCGCGCCTGTATCTGTGGAACTCCGACGATCGGGGCGTCCTGCGGGCCGTGACCGTGGCCCTGCTGGTGCTCGACGTGGCCTGGTGTGTCGTCCTGGTGGGCGCCGAGATCGCCTGGCCGCGGCTGCGCTTCGACGTGCGTCGCTGGTCGACGGTGTTCCCGCTGGGGATGACGGCGGCGACCATGTTGTCCGTGGGGACCGCCGTGGACGTGTCGTGGCTGCGGACGCCCGGGGAGGTGGTGCTGTGGATCGCGGTGGCGGCCTGGCTGGTGGTCGCCGCGGGGACGGTCCGCTTCTACCTGGCCGCCACGTCGGGGGTCACGTCCACAGGACCGCGATGA